From Enhydrobacter sp., the proteins below share one genomic window:
- the trbB gene encoding P-type conjugative transfer ATPase TrbB — MTIHSFQAEVISRGARMLRTALGPAIATWLEDPSVVEVMLNPDGRLWIDRLSTGLVETQERLAAAEGERIVRLVAHHVGAEVHPASPRVSAELPETGERFEGLLPPVVAAPTFAIRKPAVAVFTLDDYAGAGIMTMDEAGALRQAVVDRRNILVAGGTSTGKTTLANALLAEVAKTSDRVVLIEDTRELQCRAANLVALRTKDGVASLSELVRSSLRLRPDRIPIGEVRGAEALDLLKAWGTGHPGGIGTIHAGSAIGALRRLEQLIQEAVVTVPRALIAETIDLIAVLSGRGDARRLTELARVDGLGAASDYALSSAGESK, encoded by the coding sequence ATGACGATCCATTCCTTCCAAGCAGAGGTCATTTCCCGGGGCGCCCGCATGCTGCGCACCGCGCTCGGGCCCGCCATCGCAACCTGGCTCGAAGATCCGTCCGTCGTCGAAGTGATGCTCAACCCCGATGGGCGGCTCTGGATCGACCGGCTGTCGACCGGCCTGGTCGAGACGCAGGAGCGACTGGCAGCCGCCGAGGGCGAGCGCATCGTACGGCTGGTCGCTCACCATGTCGGCGCCGAAGTCCATCCCGCGAGCCCAAGGGTATCGGCCGAGCTGCCCGAGACGGGAGAACGGTTCGAGGGGTTGCTGCCGCCGGTCGTCGCGGCGCCCACCTTCGCGATCCGCAAACCCGCGGTCGCCGTCTTCACCCTCGACGACTATGCCGGAGCAGGGATCATGACGATGGACGAGGCCGGCGCGCTTCGGCAGGCCGTTGTCGACCGCCGCAATATCCTCGTGGCCGGCGGCACCTCGACCGGCAAGACGACGCTCGCCAATGCGCTCCTGGCCGAGGTGGCCAAGACGTCAGACAGGGTGGTGCTGATCGAGGACACCCGCGAACTGCAATGCCGTGCCGCCAACCTCGTCGCCTTGCGTACCAAGGACGGCGTGGCGTCGTTGTCCGAACTGGTGCGCTCGTCGTTGCGGCTGCGGCCCGACCGCATACCGATCGGCGAGGTGCGGGGCGCCGAGGCGCTCGACCTCCTGAAGGCCTGGGGCACCGGCCATCCCGGCGGCATCGGTACCATTCACGCCGGATCGGCGATCGGCGCGTTGCGGCGCCTCGAGCAGCTCATCCAGGAAGCCGTCGTCACGGTGCCCCGCGCCCTGATCGCCGAGACGATCGACCTCATCGCCGTACTGTCGGGCCGCGGCGATGCACGTCGGCTGACAGAACTGGCTCGCGTCGACGGTCTCGGCGCCGCCTCGGACTACGCCCTCTCATCTGCAGGAGAATCTAAATGA
- a CDS encoding ribbon-helix-helix domain-containing protein has protein sequence MRTKHTFRLPPDLALKLADYASRKRVPQAHIVETALASFLSPDASERLEGALGRRLDRLVRQVERLERNVTISNEALALFVRFWLTTTPSLPDGAQQAAQAKGRERYEGFVDALGRRLAKGRTLSEEISQDIGLGEGTELDQPQEPV, from the coding sequence ATGCGCACTAAGCATACGTTTCGTCTGCCGCCCGATCTGGCGCTGAAGCTTGCCGACTATGCGTCGCGCAAACGCGTGCCGCAGGCCCATATCGTGGAAACCGCACTCGCCTCGTTCCTGTCACCGGATGCTTCCGAAAGACTCGAAGGAGCGCTCGGCCGTCGGCTGGACCGTCTCGTCCGACAGGTCGAGCGTCTTGAACGCAATGTCACCATCTCGAACGAGGCGCTGGCGCTCTTCGTGCGCTTCTGGCTGACCACTACGCCGTCTTTACCGGACGGCGCACAACAGGCCGCGCAAGCGAAGGGCCGCGAGCGGTACGAAGGCTTCGTCGATGCTCTGGGCCGGCGCCTGGCGAAGGGCCGGACGCTCTCGGAGGAGATCTCGCAGGACATCGGGCTAGGAGAGGGCACGGAACTCGACCAGCCCCAGGAGCCTGTTTAG
- a CDS encoding conjugal transfer protein TraG: MSATKILWGQITLVFTIVLVAVWASTQWTAWRLGYQSQLGPPWFELAHVPIYFPPTFFWWWYAFDAYAPSIFVEGACIAASGGFISIGVAIGMSVWRAREAKNVATYGSARWATAGEARRAALIGPDGVVLGKLGADYLRHEGPEHVLCFAPTRSGKGVGLVVPTLLTWPGSSIVHDIKGENWELTSGFRSRHGRVLLFDPTNAASAAYNPLLEVRRGEWEVRDVQNIADVLVDPEGALERRNHWEKTSHALLVGAILHVLYAGQDKTLAGVAAFLSDPKQPIETTLRAMMTTAHLGEAGVHPVIASAARELLNKSENERSGVLSTAMSFLGLYRDPVVAQVTRRCDWRIRDLVESERPTTLYLVVPPSDISRTKPLVRLVLNQIGRRLTEELHAKGRRHRLLLMLDEFPALGRLDFFESALAFMAGYGLKSFLIAQSLNQIEKAYGPNNAILDNCHVRVCFATNDERTAKRVSDALGTATEIRDARNYAGHRLSPWLGHLMVSRQETARPLLTPGEVMQLPATDELVLVSGCPPIRARKVRYYEDRQLTERLLPPSVPERPSASSFTLDDWSANAVPPLPTASGEETGGLQKEQPVDDPDNGGIRREPELAEHEDIAPEPIKPSPEFEFAEDEADDDGVRARRLRATARGLARQAAMDPGDGIDL; this comes from the coding sequence ATGTCCGCGACCAAGATCCTGTGGGGGCAGATCACCCTCGTTTTCACCATCGTGCTCGTAGCAGTATGGGCGTCGACGCAGTGGACGGCGTGGCGGCTGGGTTACCAATCCCAGCTCGGACCACCCTGGTTCGAACTCGCCCACGTCCCAATTTACTTTCCTCCGACCTTCTTCTGGTGGTGGTACGCCTTCGACGCCTATGCACCCTCGATCTTTGTGGAGGGCGCCTGTATCGCGGCCTCTGGCGGCTTCATCTCGATCGGGGTCGCGATCGGCATGTCTGTCTGGCGTGCGCGAGAGGCAAAGAACGTGGCGACCTACGGTTCGGCACGTTGGGCGACAGCAGGCGAAGCACGCCGCGCGGCATTGATCGGCCCGGATGGCGTAGTGCTGGGCAAGCTCGGCGCCGACTACCTGCGCCATGAAGGACCAGAACACGTCCTTTGCTTTGCGCCGACACGCAGCGGCAAGGGCGTCGGCCTGGTCGTGCCGACCTTGCTGACCTGGCCCGGCAGCTCGATCGTTCACGACATCAAGGGCGAGAACTGGGAGCTGACGTCGGGTTTCCGGTCACGGCATGGTCGCGTGCTGCTGTTCGATCCGACTAATGCGGCGTCGGCGGCCTACAATCCGTTGCTCGAGGTCCGGCGCGGCGAATGGGAAGTCCGCGACGTCCAGAACATCGCCGATGTGCTGGTCGATCCCGAAGGCGCCCTGGAGCGCCGGAACCACTGGGAAAAGACCAGTCACGCCCTTTTGGTCGGCGCCATCCTGCATGTCCTGTATGCCGGACAGGACAAGACGCTGGCCGGGGTGGCTGCTTTCTTGTCAGACCCAAAACAGCCGATCGAGACGACGCTCCGCGCAATGATGACCACGGCGCACCTCGGCGAAGCGGGTGTCCATCCGGTCATCGCCTCGGCGGCTCGCGAACTGCTGAACAAGAGCGAGAACGAGCGTTCGGGCGTGCTCTCGACCGCCATGTCCTTCCTAGGCCTGTACCGCGATCCCGTCGTGGCCCAGGTGACGCGTCGCTGCGACTGGCGCATCCGCGATCTCGTCGAGAGCGAGCGACCTACGACGCTCTACCTCGTCGTGCCGCCCTCCGACATCAGCCGGACCAAGCCACTAGTACGCCTCGTGTTGAACCAGATCGGCCGTCGGCTCACGGAAGAGCTCCACGCCAAGGGGCGGCGGCACAGGCTGCTGCTCATGCTCGACGAGTTTCCTGCTCTGGGGCGCCTCGACTTCTTCGAATCTGCGCTGGCTTTCATGGCCGGTTACGGATTGAAGAGCTTTCTCATCGCCCAGTCGCTCAACCAGATCGAGAAGGCCTACGGTCCGAACAATGCCATCCTCGACAACTGCCATGTGCGCGTGTGTTTCGCCACCAACGACGAGCGCACCGCCAAGCGCGTCTCGGATGCGCTCGGCACGGCGACGGAGATTCGTGATGCCAGGAACTACGCCGGCCACCGGCTCAGCCCATGGCTGGGCCATCTAATGGTTTCTCGGCAGGAGACGGCACGGCCGTTGTTGACGCCCGGAGAGGTCATGCAGCTGCCGGCAACCGACGAGTTGGTCCTGGTTTCCGGGTGCCCGCCGATCCGGGCCAGGAAGGTGCGGTACTACGAGGACCGGCAGCTGACGGAGCGTCTGCTGCCACCGTCCGTGCCAGAACGACCGAGCGCCTCCAGCTTCACCCTGGATGACTGGAGTGCCAATGCTGTTCCCCCGCTTCCGACGGCGAGCGGGGAGGAGACGGGCGGTCTTCAGAAAGAGCAGCCCGTCGACGATCCCGACAATGGCGGCATCCGTCGGGAGCCGGAACTCGCCGAGCATGAAGACATCGCGCCGGAGCCGATCAAGCCTTCGCCTGAGTTCGAGTTCGCCGAGGATGAGGCCGACGACGACGGGGTGCGCGCGCGCCGTTTACGCGCGACGGCCCGGGGACTCGCTCGCCAGGCCGCGATGGACCCTGGCGATGGCATCGATCTGTGA
- a CDS encoding relaxase/mobilization nuclease and DUF3363 domain-containing protein, with protein MARDDDDFRLRPGRIRNRDGARIGKRRDGGGGSRRSSFNGQIQQAIRRAGGSPSRVGKAGKGSGRFNERGRGASVAAVLKNRKPWSRDGGVRTRSRRVAVKARVVKLNPQSGSVRGRQFVSAKAVDAHLRYLQRDGVTKDGERGQVYSAGRDAEDGRAFVERGREDRHQFRFIVSAEEGVELPDHRATTRDLMKQMEADLGTRLDWVAVDHHNTGHPHTHIIVRGVTDEDKTLNIAGDYIAYGIRERASEVVTRELGRQTEQDVSRGLEREVDADRFTRLDRMLLAEQRSRNEFADLRPDRDVLESLRLNRALLIQRARKLERMGLAAEVEPERWTVSSKAESVLRELGERGDIIKTMHRALDREGLAGTRSVVGYVLHREEMTEPIVGRVLDKGLAGDEMGERMRLVVDGVDGRVHHIEMDPARAEDIQRGMIVAAGAGEAGPRASDRNILAVAGQDGIYRPTTHLEQAVGTVERLGGDPAAYVRSHVRRLEALRRAGHVERIDADHWRIPADLAERGQAYDLTRDRATGRVTVLSATGLEQQVGHDGTTWLDRELGARQRTVLADDGFGRDVAAALARRRRWLADKGYATDVGDGRIRISRDVVQRLEAREIERVGRALAAERGREWQPAIPGKHVAGTLVGSTQLVSGRFAMIDDGLGFSLVPWRPALEQHVGRLVSGVALPGGDVSWSLGRRRGLGL; from the coding sequence ATGGCACGTGATGACGACGATTTCCGTCTCCGGCCCGGCAGGATCCGGAATCGCGATGGCGCGCGGATTGGCAAGCGCCGCGATGGTGGCGGGGGCAGCCGCAGGTCCAGCTTCAACGGGCAGATTCAGCAGGCTATTCGACGGGCTGGCGGCAGTCCCTCCCGGGTGGGGAAGGCCGGAAAGGGAAGCGGCCGGTTTAATGAACGAGGGCGTGGTGCTTCCGTGGCTGCGGTGCTGAAGAACCGCAAGCCATGGAGCCGCGACGGTGGCGTCCGAACGCGCTCGCGGCGGGTCGCGGTCAAGGCTCGGGTCGTGAAGCTCAATCCCCAATCCGGTTCTGTCCGGGGACGGCAGTTCGTCAGTGCCAAAGCCGTCGACGCGCATCTCCGCTATCTCCAGCGTGATGGCGTGACGAAGGACGGGGAGAGGGGTCAGGTCTATTCAGCCGGCCGGGATGCCGAGGATGGTCGTGCGTTTGTCGAACGGGGCCGGGAAGACCGCCACCAGTTCCGCTTCATCGTATCGGCCGAGGAGGGCGTGGAGCTCCCGGATCATCGCGCGACTACCCGCGATCTCATGAAGCAGATGGAGGCCGACCTTGGCACCCGCCTCGACTGGGTCGCGGTCGATCACCACAACACCGGCCATCCTCATACCCACATCATCGTCCGGGGTGTGACCGACGAAGACAAGACCCTCAACATCGCGGGCGACTACATCGCTTATGGCATCCGGGAGCGGGCGAGCGAGGTCGTGACTCGTGAGCTTGGCCGCCAGACCGAGCAGGACGTGTCCCGCGGCCTGGAGCGGGAGGTCGACGCTGACCGCTTCACCAGGCTCGACCGCATGCTGCTCGCCGAGCAGCGGAGCCGCAACGAGTTCGCCGACCTCCGGCCAGATCGGGATGTGCTCGAAAGCTTGCGGCTGAACCGGGCGCTTCTGATCCAGCGGGCGCGCAAGCTGGAGCGTATGGGCCTGGCCGCCGAGGTTGAGCCCGAACGGTGGACGGTATCTTCAAAAGCCGAATCCGTCTTGCGGGAGCTGGGCGAACGCGGCGACATCATCAAGACGATGCATCGGGCATTGGACCGGGAAGGATTGGCGGGCACCCGCTCTGTCGTGGGCTATGTCCTTCATCGTGAGGAGATGACCGAGCCGATCGTTGGCCGGGTGCTCGACAAGGGGCTGGCCGGCGACGAGATGGGTGAGCGGATGAGGCTCGTCGTCGACGGTGTGGACGGGCGGGTCCATCACATTGAGATGGATCCTGCTCGAGCAGAGGATATCCAGCGGGGCATGATCGTGGCGGCGGGCGCGGGTGAGGCCGGACCCCGCGCATCGGATCGCAACATTCTGGCAGTTGCCGGTCAGGACGGCATCTATCGGCCGACCACGCATCTGGAGCAGGCTGTCGGTACCGTCGAGCGTCTGGGCGGCGATCCTGCGGCTTACGTCCGATCCCATGTCCGGCGCCTGGAAGCGCTGCGGCGGGCGGGCCATGTCGAGCGGATCGACGCCGATCACTGGCGCATTCCGGCCGACCTGGCCGAGCGGGGGCAGGCCTACGACCTCACGCGGGACCGCGCGACCGGTCGGGTGACCGTTCTCTCGGCGACGGGGCTCGAGCAGCAGGTCGGTCATGATGGCACGACGTGGCTCGACCGCGAGCTGGGGGCTCGTCAACGCACCGTCCTGGCGGACGACGGCTTCGGCCGCGACGTGGCCGCAGCGCTGGCCAGGCGCCGACGATGGCTGGCTGACAAGGGCTATGCCACAGATGTCGGCGACGGGCGGATCCGGATTTCCAGAGATGTGGTGCAGCGGCTGGAGGCTCGCGAGATCGAGCGCGTTGGCCGGGCCCTCGCCGCAGAAAGGGGGCGGGAATGGCAGCCCGCCATTCCGGGTAAACACGTTGCCGGGACGCTGGTCGGATCCACGCAGCTTGTGAGTGGACGGTTCGCCATGATCGACGACGGGCTCGGCTTCAGCCTGGTCCCGTGGCGACCCGCGCTCGAACAGCATGTCGGCCGATTGGTTTCGGGGGTTGCCTTGCCCGGCGGCGATGTCAGCTGGTCTTTGGGACGACGTCGAGGCTTGGGGCTCTAG
- the trbL gene encoding P-type conjugative transfer protein TrbL translates to MGGTGVIDRFLEVFTSYIDSGFGLLGSEVGFLAATLAAIDLTLAALFWAWGRDEDVIARLVKKTLFIGVFAYLIGNWNSLSRIVFESFAGLGLKASGTGLSAADFLRPGRVAQVGLDAGRPLLESISGLMGYISFFENFIQIVVLLFAWIVVLLAFFILAVQLFITLIEFKLTTLAGFVLIPFGLFSKTAFLAERVLGNVVSSGVKVLVLAVIVGIGSTLFSQFTSGTGAQPSIEDAMALVLASLALLGLGIFGPGIANGIVSGGPQLGAGAAVGAGLAAGGLAAAGGALATGGASALGGAAGGAARGTAALAGGAATAYRAGGLSGVTASGASAATSPLRRAAESVSSSFAAGGRTAAGGAETGAAAAPPDAPPAWARRMRRSQAASHGASAATHAVRSGDHGGGGASIDLSEGNH, encoded by the coding sequence ATGGGCGGCACAGGCGTTATCGACCGGTTCCTCGAAGTCTTTACCAGCTACATCGACAGCGGCTTCGGGCTGCTGGGCAGCGAAGTGGGCTTCCTGGCCGCCACCCTCGCCGCCATCGACCTGACGCTGGCCGCGCTGTTCTGGGCGTGGGGCCGGGACGAGGATGTCATCGCCCGCCTCGTCAAGAAGACCCTGTTCATCGGTGTCTTCGCCTACCTCATCGGTAATTGGAACAGTCTCTCCCGCATCGTGTTCGAGAGCTTCGCCGGCCTTGGCCTGAAGGCTTCCGGCACCGGCCTGTCGGCGGCGGATTTTCTGCGACCGGGGCGGGTTGCCCAGGTCGGTCTCGATGCCGGACGGCCCCTCCTGGAGTCGATTTCGGGACTGATGGGCTACATCAGCTTCTTCGAGAACTTCATCCAGATCGTGGTGCTGCTGTTCGCCTGGATTGTGGTGCTGCTCGCCTTCTTCATTCTTGCCGTCCAGCTCTTCATCACCCTGATCGAGTTCAAGCTGACGACGCTCGCCGGTTTCGTGCTGATTCCCTTCGGCCTCTTCAGCAAGACGGCCTTTCTGGCTGAGCGCGTTCTGGGCAACGTGGTGTCCTCCGGCGTGAAGGTGCTGGTGTTGGCGGTCATCGTCGGGATCGGCTCGACGCTCTTCTCTCAGTTCACCTCGGGCACTGGTGCCCAGCCCTCCATCGAGGACGCCATGGCGCTGGTGCTGGCCTCCCTGGCCCTGCTGGGCCTCGGCATCTTCGGGCCCGGCATCGCCAACGGCATCGTCTCGGGCGGACCCCAGCTGGGGGCCGGTGCGGCGGTGGGTGCCGGGCTGGCGGCCGGTGGGCTTGCCGCCGCAGGCGGGGCCCTCGCCACCGGCGGTGCGAGCGCGCTGGGCGGTGCCGCGGGCGGGGCCGCCCGGGGAACTGCCGCCCTGGCAGGTGGCGCCGCGACTGCCTACCGCGCCGGCGGTCTTTCCGGCGTGACCGCGTCGGGCGCATCCGCCGCGACCAGCCCGCTCCGCCGGGCGGCCGAAAGCGTTTCGAGCAGCTTCGCAGCCGGCGGGCGCACCGCTGCCGGCGGTGCCGAGACCGGCGCTGCGGCGGCTCCGCCGGACGCACCGCCCGCCTGGGCGCGGCGCATGAGGCGGAGCCAGGCCGCAAGCCACGGCGCTTCCGCCGCAACCCACGCCGTCCGGTCCGGCGATCACGGCGGTGGCGGCGCCTCCATCGACCTTTCTGAAGGGAACCATTGA
- the trbJ gene encoding P-type conjugative transfer protein TrbJ, protein MTSIRGYGVALAAILALSGSALPASAQMHVFDPTNYSQNLLTAARTLEQVNNQILSLQNEAQMLINQARHLTSLPYSSLQQLQQSIGRTRQLLGQAQNIAYDVQQIDRAFSTTYAPASANQSAQSLIANAQTRWQNSVAGLQDALRIQATVVGNLDTNRSEMSALIDASQGAAGALEAAQAGNQLVALQAQQLADLTATVAAQGRAQSLEAAARVAAQDQAREQLRRFLAPNTGYQPSTVRMFHE, encoded by the coding sequence ATGACTTCTATCCGTGGTTACGGCGTTGCGCTCGCAGCCATTCTCGCCCTCTCCGGCAGTGCGCTCCCGGCTTCGGCGCAGATGCACGTGTTCGATCCCACCAATTATTCGCAGAACCTGCTGACCGCGGCGCGCACGCTCGAGCAGGTCAACAATCAGATCCTGTCGCTCCAAAATGAAGCGCAGATGCTGATCAACCAGGCGCGTCATCTCACGAGCCTGCCATACTCCTCCCTGCAGCAGCTTCAGCAGTCGATCGGTCGGACCAGGCAACTTCTGGGTCAGGCGCAGAACATCGCCTACGATGTCCAGCAGATCGATCGGGCCTTTTCGACGACCTATGCGCCGGCATCGGCGAATCAGTCGGCCCAATCGCTGATCGCCAATGCGCAGACGCGTTGGCAGAATTCCGTGGCGGGCCTGCAGGATGCTTTGCGCATTCAGGCGACGGTGGTCGGTAATCTCGACACCAACCGCTCCGAGATGTCCGCCTTGATCGATGCCAGCCAGGGCGCGGCAGGGGCGCTGGAGGCGGCGCAGGCCGGTAACCAGCTCGTGGCTCTCCAGGCGCAGCAGCTTGCCGATCTCACGGCGACGGTCGCTGCGCAGGGGAGGGCCCAGAGCCTCGAGGCGGCCGCGCGCGTGGCCGCCCAGGACCAGGCGAGGGAGCAGCTTCGCCGCTTCCTCGCGCCCAACACGGGCTATCAGCCGTCCACCGTCCGCATGTTCCATGAATAA
- a CDS encoding conjugal transfer protein TrbE, producing the protein MMNLAEYRNSATRLADFLPWAALVASGIVLNKDGSFQRTARFRGPDLDSAVPAELVGVAGRLNNVLRRLGSGWALFVEAQRLPASVYPAGRFPDAASALVDAERKAAFEEQGAHYESAYYLTFLYLPPAWESAGAERFLYEGRSRAAGADGREILAGFTDRTERVLQLLDGFMPECHWLDDGETLTYLHSCISTRRQRVRVPEVPMYLDGLLADRPLTGGLEPKLGDCHLRVLTIVGFPGTTTPGLLDELNRLAFAYRWSTRAILLDKTDATRLLTRIRRQWFAKRKSIAAILKEVMTNEASTLVDTDAHNKAIDADAALQELGSDAVGAAYCTVTVTVWDEDPRVADERLRLVEKVIQGRDFTCMVERVNAVDAWLGSLPGHAYANVRQPPVSTLNLAHMIPLSAVWAGPSTNEHLDAPPLFFGRTEGATPFRFSLHVGDVGHTLVVGPTGSGKSVLLALMALQFRRYDKAQVFAFDFGGSIRAAALAMGGDWHDLGSALGEEEREPVALQPLAGIDDVAERGWATDWIAALLAREKIVLTPEVKDHLWSALGSLASAPLEERTLTGLSVLLQSAALKRALQPYCLGGAYGRLLDAEAERLSSTSVQVFETEGLIGTGAAAAVLAYLFHRIEARLDGSPTLMVVDEGWLALDDEGFASQLREWLKTLRKKNASVVFATQSLSDIDGSAIAPAIIESCPTRLFLPNERAIEPQITEIYRRFGLNDRQIEILARATPKRDYYCQSRRGNRLFELGLGEVTLALTAASSKSDQALIERVLGEHGRKFFLAGWLQARGVPWAADLIPDLSTGESS; encoded by the coding sequence ATGATGAATCTCGCCGAATACCGGAACTCGGCCACCCGCCTTGCCGATTTTCTGCCTTGGGCAGCGCTCGTCGCTTCCGGCATCGTCCTGAACAAGGACGGCTCGTTCCAGCGGACCGCGCGTTTCCGCGGCCCCGATCTCGACTCGGCAGTGCCGGCGGAACTCGTCGGCGTCGCTGGACGGCTGAACAACGTCCTCCGTCGTCTTGGATCGGGTTGGGCCCTCTTCGTCGAGGCCCAGCGGCTGCCTGCCAGTGTCTACCCGGCGGGACGGTTTCCGGACGCGGCGTCGGCGCTGGTCGACGCCGAGCGCAAGGCCGCGTTCGAGGAGCAGGGGGCGCATTACGAGTCGGCCTATTACCTGACCTTTCTGTATCTGCCGCCGGCCTGGGAATCTGCCGGTGCCGAGCGCTTTCTCTATGAAGGCCGCAGCCGCGCCGCGGGAGCGGATGGCCGTGAGATTCTGGCCGGGTTCACCGATCGCACCGAACGGGTGCTGCAGCTCCTCGACGGCTTCATGCCCGAGTGCCACTGGCTCGACGACGGGGAGACCCTGACCTATCTCCATTCCTGCATTTCCACTCGACGCCAGCGCGTGCGCGTGCCGGAGGTGCCCATGTACCTCGACGGACTGCTGGCCGACCGGCCCCTGACGGGCGGTCTGGAGCCGAAGCTCGGCGACTGCCATCTGCGGGTGCTCACGATCGTGGGCTTCCCGGGAACCACCACGCCGGGGCTGCTCGACGAACTCAATCGTCTGGCCTTCGCTTACCGCTGGTCGACGCGGGCGATCCTCCTCGACAAGACCGACGCCACCCGGCTGCTGACGCGCATACGCCGTCAGTGGTTCGCCAAGAGGAAGTCCATCGCGGCTATCCTCAAGGAGGTCATGACCAACGAGGCATCGACGCTCGTCGACACCGATGCGCACAATAAGGCCATCGACGCCGATGCGGCGCTCCAGGAGCTCGGCTCGGACGCGGTCGGCGCCGCCTACTGCACGGTGACCGTCACGGTCTGGGATGAGGATCCCCGCGTTGCCGACGAACGGCTGCGTCTCGTCGAGAAGGTGATCCAGGGCCGCGACTTCACCTGCATGGTGGAGAGGGTCAATGCCGTCGATGCCTGGCTTGGTTCCCTTCCCGGGCATGCCTACGCCAACGTGCGACAGCCGCCGGTCTCGACGCTCAACCTGGCGCACATGATCCCACTGTCGGCGGTCTGGGCCGGTCCTTCGACGAATGAGCACCTCGATGCGCCGCCGCTGTTCTTCGGCAGGACCGAGGGGGCAACGCCGTTCCGGTTCTCCCTGCATGTCGGAGATGTCGGCCATACGCTCGTTGTCGGCCCGACGGGCTCGGGCAAGTCCGTGCTGCTGGCCCTCATGGCGTTGCAGTTCCGGCGCTACGACAAGGCGCAGGTATTCGCCTTCGACTTCGGCGGTTCCATCCGCGCCGCGGCGCTCGCGATGGGTGGGGATTGGCACGACCTCGGAAGCGCGCTCGGCGAAGAGGAGAGGGAGCCCGTTGCCCTCCAGCCGCTGGCCGGCATCGACGATGTCGCGGAGCGGGGCTGGGCCACTGACTGGATTGCAGCTCTCCTGGCCCGCGAGAAGATCGTCCTCACGCCCGAGGTGAAGGACCATCTATGGTCGGCTCTCGGGTCGCTGGCCTCCGCACCGCTGGAAGAGCGCACCCTGACGGGCCTGTCGGTCCTGTTGCAGTCGGCCGCCCTCAAGCGGGCCCTCCAGCCCTACTGCCTGGGAGGCGCCTATGGCCGTTTGCTGGACGCCGAGGCCGAACGGCTCAGCAGTACGTCGGTGCAGGTCTTCGAGACCGAGGGGCTGATCGGCACTGGCGCCGCGGCTGCCGTGCTCGCCTATCTCTTCCATCGGATCGAGGCGCGTCTGGACGGCAGCCCGACCTTGATGGTCGTCGACGAGGGCTGGCTCGCCCTGGACGACGAAGGATTTGCCAGCCAGCTGCGAGAATGGCTGAAGACCTTGCGCAAGAAGAACGCCTCCGTCGTCTTCGCGACTCAGTCGCTCTCGGACATCGACGGCTCTGCCATCGCGCCGGCCATCATCGAGAGCTGTCCGACTCGTCTCTTCCTGCCGAACGAGCGGGCGATCGAGCCGCAGATCACCGAGATCTATCGCCGCTTCGGTCTCAATGACCGCCAGATCGAGATTCTCGCCCGGGCGACGCCCAAGCGTGACTACTACTGCCAGTCCCGCCGCGGCAATCGCCTGTTCGAACTCGGCCTTGGCGAGGTCACGCTTGCCCTCACGGCAGCGTCGTCGAAGTCCGACCAGGCGCTCATCGAACGCGTTCTGGGCGAGCACGGCCGCAAGTTTTTCCTGGCCGGCTGGCTGCAGGCGCGCGGCGTGCCGTGGGCTGCCGATCTCATCCCCGACCTCAGCACAGGAGAATCGTCATGA
- a CDS encoding TrbC/VirB2 family protein, translating to MTRLAIRHAVMVAASLSTVLLVLSSTAHAAGSSMPWEQPLQQVLQSVEGPVAKIVAVIIIIVTGLTLAFGDSSGGFRRLIQIVFGISIAFAASSFFLSFFSFGGGVVV from the coding sequence ATGACGCGCCTCGCGATACGACACGCTGTTATGGTGGCCGCAAGCTTGTCTACGGTGCTGCTCGTCCTCTCGTCGACCGCCCATGCGGCGGGTTCCAGCATGCCCTGGGAACAACCGCTTCAGCAGGTCCTGCAGTCGGTGGAAGGGCCGGTCGCCAAGATCGTCGCGGTGATCATCATCATCGTCACCGGTCTTACCCTGGCGTTCGGCGACAGCTCCGGTGGCTTCCGGCGCCTGATCCAGATCGTGTTCGGAATCTCAATCGCCTTTGCCGCCTCGAGCTTCTTTCTCTCCTTCTTCTCGTTCGGCGGCGGGGTCGTCGTCTGA
- a CDS encoding VirB3 family type IV secretion system protein codes for MTEPVPGFVVPLHRALTEPILLGGAPRSIAILNGTLAAAISLGLRLWVAGLLIWLLGHGLAVWAAKRDPLFVDVVRRHLRIPGRLGV; via the coding sequence ATGACCGAGCCCGTTCCCGGCTTCGTGGTGCCGCTCCACCGCGCCCTGACCGAGCCGATCCTGCTGGGCGGGGCGCCGCGCTCGATTGCGATCCTGAACGGCACGCTGGCGGCGGCCATCAGCCTGGGGCTGCGCCTGTGGGTTGCCGGCCTGCTGATCTGGCTGCTCGGCCATGGCCTGGCAGTCTGGGCGGCCAAGCGAGATCCGCTCTTCGTCGATGTGGTGCGCCGCCACCTGCGCATTCCCGGCCGGCTCGGCGTGTGA